The nucleotide sequence ATTCTAGTAAAGGTACACTCGTCTTTTTTAAAACGTCTTTTTAATTCTAATATATCCTTTTTATTCATATTTAACCCTCTCATTTCATGAGTTTTTATAAAGAAACTATACTACTTAATATAGTATAGTGTTCAATTGAAAGCTCTGCAAGTAACTAAACTAGTTTTGTTTTGAAAAATTTAAAAGGATATTAAAAATTGATGGATTTAATTAATCAACATTATATAAACTTTTTCAACTGTATTTGGGTAGGCAGAAATTATAAATAATGATATAGTTAATATTATGATAAAACAATTATTTAAGAAGGAGTATGTAATACTATGAAATTGGAAGAAAGAATTAAAAGCAAAATTACTATTTTAGTATTTATTGCGATTTTAATGTATTTCCTACTTAACTACGGTAATGATGTAAGAGGAATAATAAATAATATATACTCGATATTTTTTCCTTTCATTTTAGGAGGATGTATTGCATTTATTCTTAATATACCAGTTACATTTTTTTCGAAGAAGCTGCTTAATTGCAAAATTAAATTCATAGGAAAAGTAGTTAGAAAATATAATATAAGCATTAGTATAGTAGCTTCATGTATTCTTATAATAGGCATTTTTGCATTGATTTCAGCAATAATTATACCTAATATAATTCAAACTATTAAAATATTACCAAACGCTTTTGATAATTCTATAACTGCATTTCAGAAATTCGTTAATGAAAATAGTTGGATGTCTAAAAATGTAACGAGTTTGGTTAATAATCTGAATATAGATTGGAATGGAATTTTAAATAAAGTAAAAATCACTATTATTACAGGTGCTAGTTCAGTTTTTATGTCAACATTAGGTGCGGCAACTACTTTTGCTAGTACTGCCATCGAATTTGTATTGTCATTTATATTTTCAATATACATATTGGCGCAAAAGAATAAATTAGGCACTCAAGTAAAAATGGTATTGTATGCTTTTTTTAAGAAGCAAAAGGTAGATTCAGCTTTAGAAGTATTAAAACTTACTAGTAATACTTTTTCAAATTTTATTACTGGTCAATGTACTGTATCTATAATTTTAGGAGTTATGTTTTTTATTGTAATGACAATTTTAAAGCTTCCATATGCGATTGAAGTTAGTATAATAATTGCCTTTTTTTCAGTTATACCTATGATAGGTTCAATTATAGGATTTGTTTTAAGTGTGTTATTGCTTTTAATATTTAACCCTATAAAAGCAGGTGTTTTTGTATTTGTTTTCTTAGCAATTAAGCAGGTTGAGGATAATTTTATTTATCCAAAGATTGTAGGAAATTCTGTAGGGTTACCATCTATTTTAGTATTAGTAGCAATAACTTTAGGAGGAAAAGTTTTGGGAGTTCCAGGCATGATTATGTCTATTCCTTTATTTTCAGTAGCTTACGTTTTACTTCGAAAAGAAGTTTATACTAGATTAGAGAAAAAAGCTTTAAAGGTAGAATAGGGTTTATAGTATAAAAATAAGAAGTGGATTTTTTAATTCACTTCTTATTTTTGTTTAGTGGAGCTTAAATTAAATATTTTATGCATAAAGCCTTTAACAGGGCTATTTTTTGTATCCTTTCTCGCTTTTGTTAAATAACATAATGGTTTCTTTGAAATGACTCAACATATTTGATATAATTATTATACAATTTGTTGAGTTTTGCACATTATTTGTCGAAAACCTAGGAGGGAATTATGAGGATACTAATAGTAGGAGGCTGTGGGTTCATAGGCTCCCATGTTGTTGAGAGACTTTATAAAGAAGGGCATAAAACATATATAATAGATAATCTTTCTACTGGAAATTTAAAAAATGTTACAGTACCACATAAGTTTTATAATTTATCAATTGAAAGCGAAAGTTGTGAAGAAGTGTTTAAGGCAAATAAATTTGATGCTGTCATTGATCTTTCATCTCCAGTAGTCAATACTAATGCTGAAGCTTCTTCATTTGAATTAACACCATCAGTTAAGGGAATTACTAATTTGCTAAACTTTTCCTCTAAATATGGAGTGAAAAGATTTATATTTGCGTCTTCTGCTTCAGTCTATGGCAATAATAATCTTACTATTAAAGAGGAAGCTGAGATAAATCCGCTATCACCTTATGCAGTAAATAAATATGTTGGGGAATTCTATACTCAAAAATGGTTCGAGATTTATGGGCTGAAAACAATATCTCTTAGAATTTCAAATGTATTTGGTCCAAGACAAAGTATAAAAGGAGAAGGCAATGTGGTAGCTTTATTTATAAATAAAGCTCTTAAAAGTTCTGAAATAGATAGATTTGGTGATGGAACTCAAACAAGAGATTTTATATATGTTGAAGATGTTGTTGATGCTATATATAAAGCTCTAGAAAGTGATTATACTGGAGTACTTAATATCTCTACAAATACGGAGCATTCTTTGAATGAATTAATAGACACCTTAGAGGAATTTCATCCAATAAGAAAGGTAAATTACAGATTAAATCGTTCTGGGGATATAAAAAAATCAAAATTAGATAACTCAAAGGCAAAAACAGAACTAGGATGGGATACTAAATATTCTTTTAGAGCAGCCTTGGAAAAAACCTATGATTGGTATAAGAAAAATTGTAGCCTAAGTGAAACAGTTAGTGATACATCTAAGGCTAAGACAAAAAAAAGAACGTTATTTAAATATCTACCTTATTTTGAGAATATATTATTTATGCTTCTTATTTTCTTCTTGACTTTTAGCATACTTAAAGTTAAGGATCCATTTTCCAGTGGTTTTGCGGATATTTGTTATATGTATATAATAATTATGTCCATTATGTATGGAATGAAGCAGGCATCATTATCGGTAATCTTTTCTTGTGGCTTATATTTCTATTTGTTATTAAACACGGGGTATAGTGTAGTTACAATTTTATATGATCCTACAAACCTTCCGCATGTATTAAGTTATATTATAATTGGGGCAGTTTGTGGATATGCTGCGGAT is from Clostridium acetobutylicum ATCC 824 and encodes:
- a CDS encoding NAD-dependent epimerase/dehydratase family protein — its product is MRILIVGGCGFIGSHVVERLYKEGHKTYIIDNLSTGNLKNVTVPHKFYNLSIESESCEEVFKANKFDAVIDLSSPVVNTNAEASSFELTPSVKGITNLLNFSSKYGVKRFIFASSASVYGNNNLTIKEEAEINPLSPYAVNKYVGEFYTQKWFEIYGLKTISLRISNVFGPRQSIKGEGNVVALFINKALKSSEIDRFGDGTQTRDFIYVEDVVDAIYKALESDYTGVLNISTNTEHSLNELIDTLEEFHPIRKVNYRLNRSGDIKKSKLDNSKAKTELGWDTKYSFRAALEKTYDWYKKNCSLSETVSDTSKAKTKKRTLFKYLPYFENILFMLLIFFLTFSILKVKDPFSSGFADICYMYIIIMSIMYGMKQASLSVIFSCGLYFYLLLNTGYSVVTILYDPTNLPHVLSYIIIGAVCGYAADVYKRNSKIKELKIDTLNNKYKFLETIYNETRNAKEELEEQIIGSENSFVNIYNTTKALDSLEVNDIYFGSIRIIDKLLNTLKSSIYILDRDGKYLRLKAKSSSENFSLPYSVNLDQFREINQAIKSKTVFINRTLNPKLPTMVAPVIINDNVKAIISVYDVKFEKLTLHYENLFKALVDLISNAIGKALKYDEIAARNKYIPNTEILTTKEFKKVLTDKIRNKEISGINFTLLRIKDNNLSYEENFNKLSLSIRDDDLIGLGEGNYIYVILSNTDKIKSEKVLMRISKSGLNAEVMEDLY
- a CDS encoding AI-2E family transporter — its product is MKLEERIKSKITILVFIAILMYFLLNYGNDVRGIINNIYSIFFPFILGGCIAFILNIPVTFFSKKLLNCKIKFIGKVVRKYNISISIVASCILIIGIFALISAIIIPNIIQTIKILPNAFDNSITAFQKFVNENSWMSKNVTSLVNNLNIDWNGILNKVKITIITGASSVFMSTLGAATTFASTAIEFVLSFIFSIYILAQKNKLGTQVKMVLYAFFKKQKVDSALEVLKLTSNTFSNFITGQCTVSIILGVMFFIVMTILKLPYAIEVSIIIAFFSVIPMIGSIIGFVLSVLLLLIFNPIKAGVFVFVFLAIKQVEDNFIYPKIVGNSVGLPSILVLVAITLGGKVLGVPGMIMSIPLFSVAYVLLRKEVYTRLEKKALKVE